From the Chloroflexota bacterium genome, one window contains:
- a CDS encoding MFS transporter, with protein MATKNMEQTQKQPLLTPIMRWFMFAMVVANIAGSMFPMMMPIYLTELGASISQVGLVFTLSSVAILILQLFGGWVSDSIGRLRAIAIGSVGGVLGYTAMLLAPSWQWMLVAISFSQIPYALVGPSFGAFIAENSSEKNRGKVYGITDTIFQITGVIGPPLGGFLTQYYGFKIMMLGSALLYAIAAGLRIWMATTMSASSDRHPQKLTASSFKTSLSSMWAMLIGGGVITWIFVTDGVRDIAFRLSGELQPLYLEQVAGISLVQIGLLGSIFSLAMMITPMLSGMISDRFGERVPISMGFLMVFAAFMIFLQVDVFLGFAITWVVFGFGVGLLSPAYQSLISKVVPQNLLGVFSGMFRSSLGLISLPAPWIGAQLWERFSPRLPFIITAAVALLTVIPTWFKFKMPDKPDPPADLAS; from the coding sequence ATGGCTACTAAAAATATGGAACAAACTCAAAAACAACCCCTCCTCACGCCCATCATGCGTTGGTTTATGTTCGCAATGGTGGTTGCCAATATTGCGGGTTCAATGTTCCCGATGATGATGCCCATTTACCTCACCGAACTAGGAGCCAGTATTAGCCAGGTGGGGTTGGTCTTTACACTCTCATCGGTAGCGATTTTGATTTTGCAGCTATTCGGCGGTTGGGTTTCCGATTCGATTGGTCGCCTGCGCGCAATCGCTATTGGCAGCGTTGGCGGGGTATTGGGTTATACAGCTATGCTGCTGGCGCCCTCCTGGCAGTGGATGTTGGTCGCCATCTCCTTTAGCCAGATTCCCTATGCATTGGTTGGCCCCAGCTTTGGCGCGTTCATCGCCGAGAACTCATCCGAAAAGAATCGCGGCAAAGTTTATGGCATCACCGATACAATTTTTCAGATCACCGGAGTCATCGGGCCGCCGCTGGGCGGATTTCTAACCCAATACTATGGATTTAAAATAATGATGCTGGGATCAGCATTGCTATATGCTATCGCGGCGGGGTTGCGCATCTGGATGGCGACGACGATGTCAGCCAGTTCAGACAGGCACCCGCAAAAATTGACCGCCAGCTCTTTCAAAACCAGCCTGAGTTCCATGTGGGCCATGCTGATTGGCGGCGGCGTTATCACCTGGATATTTGTCACCGATGGCGTGCGCGACATTGCTTTCCGCCTATCCGGTGAGTTGCAGCCGCTCTATCTGGAGCAGGTGGCCGGAATCTCGCTGGTGCAAATTGGCCTGCTGGGGTCAATTTTCTCGCTGGCAATGATGATAACCCCAATGCTTTCGGGTATGATTTCCGACCGTTTTGGGGAACGTGTACCGATTTCAATGGGTTTCTTGATGGTTTTTGCAGCCTTCATGATTTTCTTGCAGGTGGATGTTTTCCTGGGATTTGCGATCACATGGGTGGTCTTTGGCTTTGGTGTGGGATTACTCAGCCCGGCGTATCAATCGCTGATCTCGAAGGTGGTGCCGCAAAATTTGCTGGGAGTCTTCTCGGGGATGTTCCGCAGCAGCCTGGGGCTGATCTCCCTGCCTGCCCCGTGGATTGGCGCGCAGCTATGGGAGCGCTTCAGCCCGCGCTTGCCATTCATCATCACTGCGGCTGTAGCCCTGTTGACCGTGATTCCCACCTGGTTCAAATTCAAAATGCCCGATAAGCCAGACCCACCCGCGGACCTGGCAAGTTGA
- a CDS encoding nucleotide pyrophosphohydrolase, producing MPPLDYQQIVREFTQEHQLQISTVSRLLDLVAELGEVAKEILESTHYGRETFQPSKNWDAELGDTFFSLICLANSTQVNLDTALTQVLKKYQLRIAQKGSAASDATISSDARQLDTTRKMT from the coding sequence ATGCCACCACTCGACTACCAACAAATTGTCCGTGAGTTTACACAAGAGCACCAGCTACAGATTTCCACAGTCAGCCGTCTGCTCGATTTGGTTGCTGAACTTGGCGAAGTTGCCAAAGAAATCCTTGAATCCACCCATTATGGCCGCGAGACCTTTCAACCTTCCAAGAACTGGGATGCAGAATTGGGCGACACTTTCTTTTCGCTGATTTGCCTTGCTAACAGCACACAAGTCAACCTGGATACTGCGTTGACACAAGTGTTGAAAAAATATCAGCTGCGAATAGCTCAAAAAGGCAGTGCAGCCAGCGACGCGACAATATCTTCCGATGCACGGCAATTGGACACCACGCGCAAAATGACTTAA
- a CDS encoding DinB family protein, protein MTELKLIEAIEHFAAITKNCTDDDLEIEWQWRAYNEGLRFAFLRTYEELRQLAATLISQRSTGGKSIHTAQRALAQYHAAYRQFQAVMLTVDDEHFDVPPGKNEWSLRRTIGHIIAAEREFFARIEFAVQQHRQGVEETSEMSSAEVEEFVGPFADFERNMNRLSMAGVMAIYDTLHKRVLRELADIHAFELEAPSLWWEGIPLSVEFRLHRLDSHLRQHTLQIEKTLLALTEPPCEAYQLLKLVYAALADVEGVIIGDWLLGQREQQELAASIQQRAEAIKIILKG, encoded by the coding sequence ATGACTGAGTTAAAACTCATCGAAGCGATTGAGCATTTTGCCGCCATCACCAAGAACTGCACCGACGACGATCTCGAAATCGAATGGCAATGGCGCGCCTACAACGAAGGGCTTCGCTTTGCTTTTCTGCGCACTTACGAAGAATTGCGCCAACTGGCCGCCACTTTGATCTCGCAACGCTCAACGGGCGGAAAAAGCATCCATACCGCCCAGCGTGCCCTGGCGCAATATCATGCTGCATACCGTCAGTTTCAAGCCGTCATGCTGACGGTAGACGATGAACATTTCGATGTTCCGCCGGGGAAAAATGAGTGGTCCCTGCGGCGCACGATCGGGCATATCATTGCTGCTGAGCGCGAATTTTTCGCCCGCATCGAGTTTGCGGTTCAACAGCATCGCCAGGGTGTTGAAGAAACCAGCGAGATGAGCAGCGCCGAAGTTGAAGAGTTTGTCGGGCCTTTTGCAGATTTTGAGCGCAACATGAACCGGCTCTCCATGGCCGGAGTGATGGCGATCTATGATACGCTGCATAAACGCGTCTTGCGCGAATTGGCTGATATCCACGCCTTCGAATTGGAAGCCCCCTCCCTGTGGTGGGAGGGCATCCCGCTCTCGGTGGAGTTCCGTCTGCATCGGCTGGATTCGCACCTGCGGCAACACACGCTCCAAATTGAGAAAACCCTCCTGGCGCTGACAGAGCCGCCCTGCGAAGCATATCAATTGCTAAAATTGGTCTATGCCGCTTTGGCTGATGTTGAAGGGGTAATCATTGGCGATTGGTTATTGGGACAACGTGAGCAGCAAGAACTGGCGGCTAGCATCCAACAGCGTGCTGAAGCGATCAAAATCATACTGAAGGGCTGA
- a CDS encoding aminotransferase class V-fold PLP-dependent enzyme, producing the protein MMSNQISDLFLLDFSIHFLNHGSFGACPRPVFDEYQDWQRRLEKQPVLFLGREMNIYDRQARQALEAYLHTTADNLAFVPNATHGVNIIARSLALGPGDEILTSDHEYGACDYTWEFVCQKTGATYIHQPIPLPVRSSEEILEQFWRGVTSRTRVIYLSHITSPTALRLPVEAVCARARQNGILTLVDGAHAPGQISLNLEAIEPDWYVGNCHKWMLAPKGAGFLYARPEVQHLVKPLIVSWGYHAAPQIASGSQYVDYLSWTGTKDPAASLSISAAIQFMETHNWEQVRQGCHNLLRPTIQRICELVQMEPLYPLDSGLYHQMGIAPLPPNTDIAALKERLYDEYRVEVPLIDWNGRKFVRISVQGYNTQTDLDALYIGLKELLPQTRIGL; encoded by the coding sequence ATGATGTCCAATCAAATCAGCGACTTGTTTTTACTAGATTTTTCAATCCACTTTCTTAATCACGGTTCCTTTGGTGCTTGCCCGCGCCCGGTTTTTGATGAATATCAAGATTGGCAGCGGAGATTGGAGAAACAGCCAGTATTATTTTTGGGGCGTGAAATGAATATATATGATCGTCAGGCGCGCCAAGCGTTGGAAGCTTACCTGCACACCACCGCCGACAATCTGGCTTTTGTCCCTAACGCCACGCATGGGGTGAATATTATCGCCCGTTCGCTGGCGTTAGGCCCTGGCGATGAAATTTTAACCAGCGACCATGAATACGGCGCTTGTGATTACACCTGGGAATTCGTCTGTCAAAAGACGGGCGCAACATATATTCATCAGCCTATCCCCTTGCCGGTACGTTCATCCGAAGAAATTCTTGAGCAGTTTTGGCGCGGCGTCACATCGCGCACCCGGGTTATCTACTTGAGTCATATCACCTCCCCGACAGCCCTGCGCCTGCCGGTGGAAGCCGTCTGCGCTCGCGCCCGCCAGAATGGCATTTTGACTCTGGTGGATGGCGCCCATGCTCCTGGTCAGATTTCGCTCAACTTGGAAGCAATTGAACCCGACTGGTATGTTGGCAATTGTCATAAATGGATGCTTGCTCCGAAGGGGGCCGGCTTTCTCTATGCTCGCCCTGAAGTGCAGCATTTGGTCAAGCCGTTGATCGTCAGTTGGGGGTATCATGCCGCGCCACAGATCGCCAGTGGCTCGCAATATGTAGATTATCTGAGTTGGACTGGCACCAAAGACCCGGCTGCTTCGCTTTCGATTTCAGCAGCCATTCAATTTATGGAAACACATAATTGGGAGCAAGTGCGTCAGGGATGCCACAATCTGCTCCGCCCGACGATCCAGCGTATTTGCGAGCTGGTGCAAATGGAGCCTCTATATCCGCTGGATTCTGGTCTGTATCATCAGATGGGTATTGCTCCTTTACCACCCAATACCGATATTGCCGCGCTAAAAGAGCGCCTGTATGACGAGTACCGGGTAGAGGTTCCGCTGATAGATTGGAATGGGCGAAAATTCGTGCGCATTTCTGTCCAGGGCTATAATACACAGACAGATTTGGATGCACTGTATATTGGACTGAAGGAGTTGCTGCCCCAGACGCGCATTGGCCTTTAG
- a CDS encoding S9 family peptidase yields the protein MKTRKQFGLWPSPISPQRIGAGLSLSDIAWDDDGTLVWRESRGAGGVLVVQPPDGEAFRDLNSDYTASAGVGYGGGDFCVGHGAVYFVESKGKRLFRQPTQSGGTAEPITPEFGAAASPAISPDGAHLLFIHTYEHQDSLAIVDTEGVNWPTKLVSGDDFYMQPRWHPGGEKIAWIAWNHPQMPWDGTILKVGKLKVEGWRIDDVITVAGDEKTAIFQPQFSPDGRFLAYVSDESGWWQIYVYDLESGETRQLTHAVAEHGIPAWVQGMRTYGFSPGGERIYCIRIQNGFSSLWQVDVVSGAESQIELPKEYTWLEQIAVHPRDERIALMASGDLCPKRIITADPAGACRVWRRSAPEDLPTETYVASEAIIWPGMDGGDAHGLFYTPQSEQFEGVGLPPLMVLIHGGPTSQRGASFDAQAQFFTTRGFAVLQVNYRGSTGYGRLYREMLRGNWGIYDVEDAVSGARHLAAQGRVDNDRLVIMGGSAGGFTVLKALEDYPGVFKAGVCLYGVANQFSLVADTHKFEERYSDSLLGSLPEAAELYRQRSPIFFADKIQDPVIVFQGEDDKVVPKAQSDAIVAALKQNGVPHEYHLYAGEGHGFRKPETIEHFYNTLEKFLREYVVYA from the coding sequence ATGAAAACAAGAAAACAATTCGGCCTGTGGCCCAGTCCGATCAGTCCTCAGCGCATTGGCGCGGGGCTAAGCCTCAGCGATATCGCCTGGGACGATGACGGTACGCTGGTATGGCGAGAGAGCCGAGGGGCAGGGGGCGTGCTCGTGGTACAGCCGCCCGATGGCGAAGCGTTTCGCGACCTGAATAGCGATTATACGGCCAGCGCGGGCGTGGGCTACGGCGGCGGCGATTTTTGCGTCGGGCACGGGGCGGTATATTTCGTCGAGAGTAAGGGCAAACGCCTTTTCCGGCAACCCACCCAGAGCGGCGGAACGGCTGAGCCGATCACCCCCGAGTTTGGCGCGGCGGCCTCACCGGCGATCTCCCCCGATGGCGCGCACTTACTCTTCATCCACACCTATGAACATCAAGACTCACTTGCCATTGTGGACACCGAAGGGGTAAATTGGCCGACAAAATTGGTCTCCGGCGACGATTTTTATATGCAACCCCGCTGGCATCCCGGCGGCGAAAAGATCGCCTGGATTGCGTGGAATCATCCGCAAATGCCGTGGGATGGGACAATTTTAAAAGTTGGGAAGTTGAAGGTTGAAGGTTGGCGAATTGATGATGTTATTACCGTGGCTGGAGACGAGAAGACGGCCATCTTCCAGCCGCAATTTTCGCCCGATGGGCGTTTTTTGGCCTATGTCTCCGACGAAAGCGGCTGGTGGCAGATTTATGTATATGATCTTGAGAGCGGCGAGACGCGGCAATTAACCCACGCCGTAGCCGAGCATGGCATCCCGGCGTGGGTGCAAGGCATGAGAACCTACGGCTTCAGCCCTGGTGGTGAACGCATTTATTGTATTCGCATTCAAAATGGGTTTAGCAGCCTGTGGCAGGTGGACGTAGTCAGCGGCGCGGAGAGCCAGATTGAGTTGCCCAAAGAATATACCTGGCTGGAGCAGATAGCCGTACATCCGCGCGATGAGCGCATCGCCCTGATGGCCTCCGGCGACCTATGCCCCAAGCGGATCATCACCGCCGACCCCGCGGGTGCGTGCCGCGTTTGGCGGCGTTCTGCCCCCGAAGATTTACCCACCGAGACCTACGTCGCGTCCGAGGCCATCATCTGGCCTGGTATGGATGGCGGCGATGCGCACGGCCTGTTCTACACCCCGCAAAGTGAGCAGTTCGAGGGCGTTGGCCTGCCCCCGCTGATGGTCTTGATCCACGGCGGGCCAACCAGCCAACGCGGAGCCAGCTTCGACGCTCAGGCACAGTTCTTCACCACGCGCGGCTTTGCCGTGCTGCAAGTCAACTACCGCGGCAGCACTGGCTACGGACGCCTGTACCGTGAGATGCTGCGCGGCAATTGGGGCATTTATGATGTGGAAGACGCAGTCAGCGGAGCGCGGCATCTGGCGGCGCAAGGCCGCGTTGATAATGACCGTCTGGTGATTATGGGCGGTAGCGCCGGAGGCTTCACTGTGCTCAAAGCGCTGGAAGATTATCCGGGCGTGTTCAAGGCCGGGGTGTGCCTGTACGGGGTTGCCAATCAATTCTCGTTGGTAGCCGACACCCACAAATTCGAAGAGCGCTATTCCGATTCGCTGCTGGGGTCTTTGCCCGAGGCTGCCGAATTATATCGCCAACGCTCGCCGATTTTCTTCGCCGACAAGATTCAAGACCCGGTGATTGTCTTCCAGGGGGAGGATGATAAAGTTGTGCCTAAAGCCCAATCCGATGCAATTGTAGCCGCATTGAAACAAAATGGCGTGCCGCATGAATATCATCTCTACGCGGGCGAAGGCCATGGCTTCCGCAAGCCTGAGACGATTGAGCATTTTTATAACACGCTAGAGAAATTTTTGCGCGAGTATGTGGTTTACGCGTAG